A section of the Prochlorococcus marinus XMU1402 genome encodes:
- a CDS encoding bifunctional adenosylcobinamide kinase/adenosylcobinamide-phosphate guanylyltransferase, which yields MDLIIRDNISNIIFITGGTKSGKSEFAEHLAKKVKQISYIALSEKNIDDKEWQEKINSHRKRRPNDWKLIETTDLLNVLSKEDGPLLIDSIGGFVMESIGKENNEWSTKMNLLINLLMKRKSITFIVGEQVGWSLVSEYKIGNTYIERIGELQKRITKISKDNWLTINGRAIKIDEISMEIPT from the coding sequence GTGGATTTAATTATCAGAGATAATATATCTAACATTATTTTTATTACTGGAGGAACAAAGAGTGGCAAAAGTGAATTCGCAGAACACTTAGCAAAAAAAGTAAAACAAATATCATATATTGCCTTATCTGAAAAAAATATTGATGATAAAGAATGGCAAGAAAAAATTAATTCACATAGAAAAAGAAGGCCCAATGATTGGAAATTAATAGAAACTACAGATCTATTAAATGTATTAAGTAAGGAAGATGGCCCATTATTAATAGATTCTATTGGCGGATTTGTTATGGAAAGTATTGGGAAAGAAAATAATGAATGGTCAACGAAGATGAATTTACTTATAAATCTTTTAATGAAAAGAAAAAGTATAACATTTATTGTTGGCGAACAAGTAGGTTGGAGTCTGGTCTCTGAATATAAAATTGGTAATACCTATATTGAAAGAATCGGCGAGCTTCAAAAGAGAATAACTAAAATATCAAAAGATAATTGGCTGACAATAAACGGTAGAGCAATCAAAATAGATGAAATAAGCATGGAAATACCTACTTAA
- a CDS encoding tRNA (cytidine(34)-2'-O)-methyltransferase, with the protein MEVALFEPRIPQNTGNIARSCAAFNIPLNLIEPLGFKLEDKYLKRAGLDYWPLVTVNKYGNFDKFLASKEKKRIISFSKKNGIYLKDFRFHKDDILLFGREDSGLPDCIIDKSDILISIFMPNLQTRNNDQKGVRSLNLSVACGIAIYEAHKQINFQYTN; encoded by the coding sequence TTGGAAGTCGCTCTTTTTGAACCTAGAATCCCTCAAAATACTGGTAATATTGCCAGGTCATGTGCTGCATTTAATATACCTTTAAATCTCATAGAGCCCTTAGGTTTTAAACTAGAAGATAAATATTTAAAAAGAGCAGGATTAGATTATTGGCCTCTAGTTACTGTTAATAAGTATGGGAATTTTGACAAATTCCTTGCATCGAAAGAAAAAAAAAGAATAATCTCTTTTAGTAAAAAAAATGGGATATATCTAAAGGATTTTAGATTTCATAAAGATGATATTTTACTTTTTGGGAGGGAAGATTCGGGATTACCAGATTGCATTATTGATAAAAGTGACATTTTAATATCAATATTTATGCCAAATTTACAAACTAGAAACAATGATCAAAAAGGTGTTAGGAGTCTAAATCTTTCCGTAGCATGCGGTATCGCTATATATGAGGCCCATAAACAAATAAATTTTCAATATACTAATTAA
- a CDS encoding cofactor assembly of complex C subunit B produces the protein MEFNGKSLILIGAILFIFQIANFISIEIITPELERAQVLAAIGSLIIILIGFLFKQFEPLAGEKADLKGENKFFFDRNMPDEVIHELAWGSEAILTSTAAATILIHNDGTNILRRGITSSNEFKPGETCLRSIKDMKLISLANTKFYPGRDEFFNFCADIPSILVVPINNKAFILIGGWSTKCFTKSDEKWIYNWSKKINNILSKNKI, from the coding sequence ATGGAATTCAATGGGAAATCATTAATATTAATCGGTGCAATACTCTTTATTTTTCAGATAGCAAATTTCATTTCAATTGAAATAATTACTCCTGAGCTTGAAAGAGCTCAAGTATTAGCTGCAATAGGTTCATTAATTATTATTTTGATAGGTTTTTTATTTAAACAATTCGAACCTTTAGCTGGTGAGAAAGCTGATTTAAAAGGAGAAAATAAGTTTTTCTTCGATAGAAACATGCCAGATGAAGTTATTCATGAACTTGCTTGGGGCTCTGAAGCGATATTAACTTCTACAGCAGCAGCAACAATATTAATACATAATGATGGCACAAATATATTAAGAAGAGGAATTACTTCAAGTAATGAGTTTAAACCTGGAGAAACTTGTCTGAGATCAATAAAAGATATGAAATTAATATCTTTGGCTAACACTAAATTTTATCCTGGAAGAGATGAATTTTTTAATTTTTGTGCTGATATTCCATCTATCTTAGTTGTACCTATAAATAATAAGGCTTTTATATTAATAGGAGGCTGGAGCACTAAATGTTTTACTAAGTCGGATGAAAAATGGATATATAACTGGTCGAAAAAAATTAATAATATTCTTTCAAAAAATAAAATTTAA
- the lptC gene encoding LPS export ABC transporter periplasmic protein LptC, which produces MSNIYRLIFFIPFFILGCTQNINDENKLIQKVDSLNMNIFSKRGDKIYSITSPNSSYDNVELKFELKKPIINIFNGEKTKYIISSEESTLSNNNKLLELKGNVKLKTLKKDEDILYADNFIWNIEKTKYLLKGNIRFENKNIILNSGKAILGSDNIIEFFNPVKYIVKDENNDNKYEINSENAYYNLNTESVSFKAKDKKVKSIIYF; this is translated from the coding sequence ATGAGCAACATTTATAGATTAATATTTTTCATACCATTTTTTATACTTGGTTGTACTCAAAATATAAATGATGAAAATAAACTAATACAAAAAGTAGACAGTTTAAATATGAATATTTTCTCTAAAAGAGGAGATAAAATATATTCAATTACAAGTCCAAATTCAAGTTACGACAATGTTGAATTAAAATTCGAATTAAAAAAACCTATCATAAATATTTTTAATGGGGAAAAAACTAAATATATTATTAGTTCAGAAGAATCCACATTATCAAACAACAATAAACTCTTGGAATTAAAAGGAAACGTTAAATTAAAAACTCTTAAAAAAGATGAGGATATTTTATATGCTGATAATTTTATTTGGAATATAGAAAAGACTAAATATCTATTAAAGGGTAATATAAGATTTGAAAACAAAAATATTATCTTAAATTCAGGAAAAGCCATATTGGGTTCAGATAACATAATTGAATTTTTCAATCCAGTAAAATATATAGTAAAAGATGAAAATAACGATAATAAATATGAAATAAATTCAGAAAATGCCTACTACAACTTAAATACTGAATCAGTAAGTTTTAAAGCAAAAGATAAAAAAGTTAAATCAATAATTTATTTTTAA
- a CDS encoding peroxiredoxin yields MSLRVGQEAPDFSATAVYDQEFKEITLSGLRGKWVVLFFYPLDFTFVCPTEITAFSDRYQDFSALNTEILGVSVDSKHCHLAWIQTPRNEGGIGDINYPLVSDLKREICQAYNVLNDDGEADRGLFLINPEGVVMHTTVNKAPVGRNVDETLRILQGYQYVAANPDEVCPANWTPGEKTMLEDPKGSKEYFSAL; encoded by the coding sequence ATGAGCTTAAGAGTTGGCCAAGAAGCACCAGACTTTAGTGCTACAGCAGTATATGATCAAGAGTTTAAGGAGATTACACTTTCAGGTCTAAGAGGTAAATGGGTTGTTTTATTCTTTTACCCACTAGATTTTACATTTGTATGTCCAACTGAAATTACTGCATTTAGTGATAGATACCAAGATTTCTCGGCACTTAATACGGAAATACTTGGAGTATCAGTTGATAGTAAACACTGTCATTTGGCTTGGATACAAACCCCAAGAAATGAAGGTGGAATAGGTGATATTAACTATCCGTTAGTTTCTGATTTAAAAAGAGAAATTTGCCAAGCGTACAATGTTCTTAATGATGATGGAGAGGCAGATAGAGGTTTATTCCTAATCAATCCCGAAGGAGTAGTTATGCATACGACTGTTAACAAAGCACCAGTAGGCAGAAATGTTGATGAAACACTAAGGATTCTCCAAGGTTATCAATACGTTGCAGCAAACCCAGATGAAGTATGTCCAGCAAACTGGACTCCAGGGGAGAAAACAATGTTAGAGGACCCCAAAGGTAGTAAGGAATATTTTTCTGC
- the metG gene encoding methionine--tRNA ligase, which translates to MTFVITTPLYYVNDKPHLGSVYTTIICDSIARYKRLIGEDVIFITGVDEHGLKIQRTANEKGIKPKSHCDEISEVFNVNWKKWNISFDKFIRTSSKDHEFVVNEFYERVKESDDIYMGVQKGWYCVGCEEFKDNPENSSTYKCPIHQKNLEWKNEENLFFRLSKYQKEIEKLINEPSFIEPIERKNEIINFVSRGLKDFSISRTNVTWGITVPDYDNHTFYVWFDALLGYVSAISSDATENSLDKSINGGWPADIHLIGKDILRFHAVYWPAMLISAKMKVPKKVFGHGFLTREGQKMGKSLGNVLDPDLLLKNYGNDPVRWYLIKDISLGNDGDFQDKRFVDIINNDLANTIGNLLNRTSSMSRKWFDNKVPNNEKILSENQLENSTKIAVENYIYNFDNYKLDLAANEVLNLAINTNLYLNDNQPWLLIKEKENLPLVKEIIYNVLESTRIIGLLLLPLLPDLSSKINEQLGSIYREEIPWKKQLNWGLLVCNSSLPKPSPIINKLEYEQHL; encoded by the coding sequence ATGACTTTTGTCATTACTACCCCTTTATACTATGTTAATGATAAACCTCATTTAGGAAGTGTATATACAACAATAATTTGTGACTCAATAGCTAGGTACAAAAGGCTTATAGGTGAAGATGTTATTTTCATCACTGGTGTAGATGAACATGGTTTAAAAATACAAAGAACAGCTAATGAAAAGGGTATTAAACCAAAATCACATTGTGATGAAATCTCAGAAGTTTTTAATGTTAATTGGAAAAAATGGAATATATCTTTTGATAAATTTATAAGGACAAGCTCAAAAGATCATGAATTTGTTGTTAATGAATTTTATGAAAGAGTAAAAGAATCTGATGACATCTACATGGGAGTTCAAAAAGGTTGGTATTGTGTAGGTTGTGAGGAATTTAAAGATAATCCAGAAAACTCATCAACATACAAGTGCCCAATACATCAAAAAAATCTAGAATGGAAAAATGAAGAGAATCTTTTTTTTAGGCTATCGAAATATCAAAAAGAAATTGAGAAATTAATCAACGAACCTTCTTTTATAGAGCCAATAGAAAGAAAGAATGAAATTATAAATTTCGTCTCTAGAGGTTTAAAGGATTTTTCAATTTCAAGAACAAATGTCACATGGGGAATAACTGTCCCTGATTACGATAATCATACCTTTTATGTATGGTTTGATGCTTTACTTGGATATGTAAGTGCCATCAGTTCTGATGCGACAGAAAATTCATTGGACAAATCAATTAATGGAGGATGGCCAGCTGATATTCATTTAATTGGTAAAGATATTCTGAGATTCCATGCTGTATATTGGCCCGCAATGCTCATTTCTGCGAAAATGAAAGTCCCTAAAAAAGTTTTTGGGCATGGGTTTCTTACAAGAGAAGGACAAAAAATGGGTAAAAGCTTAGGAAATGTACTCGACCCTGATTTATTGCTTAAAAATTATGGAAATGATCCTGTAAGGTGGTACCTCATCAAAGACATATCACTAGGAAATGATGGAGATTTTCAAGATAAAAGATTTGTTGACATTATCAATAATGACTTAGCTAATACAATTGGTAATTTATTAAATAGAACATCATCTATGTCTAGAAAATGGTTTGATAATAAAGTGCCAAATAATGAAAAAATTTTAAGTGAAAATCAATTAGAGAACTCTACCAAAATTGCAGTCGAAAACTATATTTATAACTTTGATAACTACAAATTAGATCTAGCAGCTAATGAAGTACTTAACCTAGCAATTAATACAAATTTGTATTTGAATGATAATCAACCATGGCTATTAATAAAAGAGAAAGAGAATCTACCTCTAGTTAAAGAAATTATTTATAACGTCTTAGAAAGTACCCGAATAATAGGATTATTATTACTACCTTTATTGCCCGATTTATCTTCAAAAATTAATGAACAACTAGGTTCTATATACAGAGAAGAAATTCCTTGGAAAAAACAATTAAATTGGGGATTATTAGTTTGCAACTCTAGTCTTCCTAAACCCAGTCCAATAATAAATAAGCTTGAGTATGAGCAACATTTATAG
- a CDS encoding fusion glycoprotein F0 gives MNLNINKYILSLVFVGLIFILIPSNTYAKEINGMNKFFGITQQKTIINYEKSQPSSIDNPVVDPNFNTMRSKDTESSTATYIVIGLLIAATIIPLATWWYFSK, from the coding sequence ATGAACTTAAACATCAATAAATATATACTTTCGCTTGTTTTTGTTGGCTTAATTTTTATTCTTATTCCCTCGAATACATACGCAAAAGAAATTAATGGTATGAACAAATTTTTTGGTATTACTCAACAGAAGACAATTATAAATTACGAGAAAAGTCAACCTTCATCCATTGACAACCCTGTAGTGGATCCAAACTTTAACACTATGAGATCAAAAGATACTGAGAGTTCAACTGCTACATATATAGTTATTGGTCTGTTAATTGCTGCCACAATTATTCCCCTCGCAACATGGTGGTATTTCTCTAAATAA